In Juglans regia cultivar Chandler chromosome 5, Walnut 2.0, whole genome shotgun sequence, the following are encoded in one genomic region:
- the LOC109007183 gene encoding TMV resistance protein N-like, with translation MATQTPSSSTSEDIKKRKRDNSFCSEEDEKIIITSFSPSASSTPRWKHDVFLNFYGKDTRTSFTDHLYVDLKRKGILVFRDDETLKRGKCISQQLLQAIQESQYAIVIFSPNYASSKWCLMELAEIVEWETKMKLITIIPIFYHVNPSDVREQRGTFAEAFNAHEKDPKVDIKEIDTWRNAFRKVGNIAGEHIHDRYESTIIQQISGIIFYNYTMLNILIHDSQKLVGISSRVEEMIKLLDMESNDVRFLGVHGMGGVGKTTLAEIIYDRVSCQFEGSSLISCIREKSGTRDLASLQKQLLSMIMQEKIHVWDHHQGIRMIRSMMRNKKVFIVLDDVDSEKQLMALSGSQDWFGPGSRVIITCRDSHLLITHKVNDIYEVELLQTANALQLFSLSAFHRTHPPQNYEDLSMDFVNYAGGLPLALKVLGSFLFGRTIDAWKSARDQLEAIPNKEVMNILQISFDGLEESQQKLFLDVACFSRFGVQWLENNFKEIYPDIDIEVLVDKSLISKSCMGMLIMHDLLQKMGQEIVRRECPEEPGRRSRLFRVEDVFHVLKNDTGTDAIEGIVLDFYYPKAKHRFINAKAFSKMRKLRFVKFNHFGYIKWRGNPLKYMPTDELRFLEWFEYPSRNWPTSFHPKNLTALSMPGSRFKRLWKGLMVLDNLKYLNLSDSENLIKTPDLTGAPNLEIIDFSGCTSLCKVHPSIEVLKRLQELRMSGSRIKQLWKWSVVLLDDLKYLNLSSSKNLIETPDLTGAPNLEKIDLSGCRTLREVHPSIGVLKLLKELILDKCECVRRLPDKFCLESLEFLHLVECSRLEKLPDLRRLECLTHFEAWGTAITQIPSVNMIPKSIRSFRLGGRKWMPRKSRDLAIFINDYSLPKQSSYPTYDIESLVEDEMEGMLEVEELYINFGEESEHWLDIVFAEVMIRGWSLGSVIPKWVHNTSNGSSVKIDLEGYTNLKGMGCAFFIVCDFHDQFHTPLATSVSSLFKKPYTHVGFRLCFETDEGSLEDNSFYYLRFSAQMDTVSFVKPIVFWAYILVPQFLECWKSNNLDKRQSFIKISITAKMESFNSDFPTKELEVKECGVHLLCPDDAGLGLGSKLDSYGRFYSAWKCGMTRNED, from the exons ATGGCCACTCAAACACCATCTTCATCTACTTCCGAAGatattaagaaaagaaaaagagacaaTTCATTTTGTtcggaagaagatgaaaaaatcatCATAACCTCTTTCTCACCTTCAGCTTCCTCGACGCCTCGATGGAAACATGATGTTTTCCTCAATTTCTATGGTAAAGACACTCGCACGAGTTTTACGGATCATCTATATGTTGATTTAAAACGGAAAGGTATTCTCGTCTTTAGGGATGACGAAACACTCAAGCGAGGAAAATGCATTTCTCAACAGCTTTTGCAAGCAATTCAAGAATCCCAATACGCCATTGTCATTTTTTCACCAAATTATGCTTCTTCCAAATGGTGCCTCATGGAACTTGCCGAGATCGTTGAATGGGAGACAAAGATGAAGCTGATCACAATTATTCCTATTTTCTACCATGTGAATCCTTCAGACGTAAGAGAACAAAGAGGGACTTTTGCAGAAGCTTTCAACGCGCATGAAAAAGATCCCAAGGTAGACATCAAAGAGATTGATACGTGGAGAAATGCTTTCAGAAAAGTCGGCAATATTGCCGGAGAGCACATACATGACAG GTACGAGTCAACAATTATACAACAAATCAGTGGAATAATATTCTACAATTATACAATGCTAAATATTCTAATTCATGATTCCCAGAAACTTGTTGGAATAAGCTCTCGTGTAGAGGAAATGATAAAGTTATTGGATATGGAATCGAATGATGTTCGCTTCTTAGGAGTTCATGGGATGGGTGGCGTTGGTAAGACAACGCTGGCagaaataatttatgatagaGTTTCTTGTCAATTTGAAGGAAGTagccttatttcttgtattAGAGAAAAATCTGGTACTCGTGATCTAGCttctttacaaaaacaacttctttCTATGATCATGCAAGAAAAAATACACGTATGGGATCATCACCAGGGAATTAGGATGATAAGAAGCATGATGCGGAATAAAAAGGTTTTTATCGTCCTTGATGATGTGGATAGTGAAAAACAACTCATGGCATTATCAGGGAGTCAGGATTGGTTTGGTCCAGGGAGTAGGGTGATTATAACATGCAGAGATAGTCATCTGTTGATAACACATAAAGTGAATGATATCTATGAGGTTGAGCTGCTTCAAACCGCCAATGCTTTGCAGCTCTTTAGTTTGTCAGCCTTCCACAGAACCCATCCTCCACAGAATTACGAGGATCTGTCTATGGATTTTGTGAATTATGCTGGAGGCCTTCCTTTAGCTCTTAAAGTTTTGGGTTCCTTCTTATTTGGGAGAACAATAGATGCATGGAAAAGTGCCAGGGATCAGCTAGAGGCAATTCCTAATAAAGAAGTTATGAATATACTTCAAATAAGTTTTGATGGGCTGGAGGAATCGCAGCAAAAACTGTTTTTGGATGTGGCATGTTTTTCTCGTTTTGGAGTACAGTGGCtagaaaacaattttaaggaAATATATCCGGACATCGACATTGAGGTTCTCGTCGACAAGTCCCTCATAAGCAAATCATGTATGGGAATGTTGATCATGCATGATTTACTACAAAAAATGGGTCAGGAAATAGTTCGTCGTGAATGTCCTGAGGAACCTGGACGACGTAGTAGACTGTTTCGTGTGGAGGATGTCTTTCACGTACTGAAGAATGATACT GGAACTGATGCAATTGAAGGCATAGTCCTCGATTTTTATTATCCTAAAGCGAAACATAGATTCATTAACGCCAAAGCATTCTCAAAGATGAGAAAATTGAGATTTGTTAAATTCAATCATTTTGGATATATAAAATGGCGTGGaaatcctttaaaatacatGCCAACCGATGAGTTGCGATTCCTAGAGTGGTTTGAATATCCTTCGAGAAATTGGCCGACCAGTTTCCATCCAAAAAATCTTACTGCACTAAGCATGCCTGGCAGCCGCTTCAAACGACTGTGGAAAGGATTGATG GTTTTAGACAACTTGAAGTACTTAAATCTGAGTGATTCTGAGAACTTGATTAAAACACCAGATTTGACTGGAGCCCCAAATCTTGAGATAATAGACTTTTCAGGTTGTACAAGCTTGTGTAAGGTCCACCCATCCATCGAAGTGCTCAAACGACTGCAAGAATTAAGAATGTCTGGCAGCCGAATCAAACAACTATGGAAGTGGTCGGTG GTACTTTTAGACGATTTGAAGTACTTGAATCTGAGTTCTTCAAAGAACTTGATTGAAACACCAGACTTGACAGGAGCTCCAAACCTTGAGAAAATAGACCTTTCAGGTTGTAGAACCTTGCGTGAAGTCCATCCATCCATCGGAGTTCTCAAACTATTAAAAGAATTGATTTTAGATAAGTGCGAATGTGTTAGAAGACTTCCAGATAAGTTCTGCTTGGAATCTCTTGAATTTTTGCATCTTGTCGAATGTTCAAGACTTGAGAAGTTACCAGACCTGAGAAGGTTGGAATGCCTGACGCATTTTGAGGCTTGGGGAACTGCTATAACACAAATACCATCTGTCAATATGATCCCCAAAAGCATCCGTTCCTTTCGTCTCGGAGGAAGAAAGTGGATGCCACGTAAATCAAGAGATTTGGCCATCTTCATTAATGACTACTCTTTGCCGAAACAAAGCTCATATCCCACCTATGATATCGAATCACTTGTAGAAGATGAGATGGAAGGAATGCTTGAGGTAGAAGAACTGTATATTAATTTTGGCGAAGAAAGCGAACATTGGTTGGACATCGTCTTTGCCGAAGtg atgatacGTGGGTGGTCATTGGGATCTGTAATCCCGAAGTGGGTCCACAATACAAGTAATGGCTCCTCTGTAAAGATAGATTTGGAGGGTTATACTAATCTGAAGGGGATGGGGTGTGCTTTCTTTATTGTTTGTGATTTTCATGATCAATTCCATACCCCACTGGCGACTTCAGTTTCTTCGTTATTCAAGAAACCGTATACACATGTGGGTTTTAGACTTTGTTTTGAGACGGATGAAGGTTCTCTAGAAGATAATTCCTTTTACTACCTTAGGTTTTCAGCTCAAATGGACACTGTCTCTTTCGTTAAGCCAATTGTATTCTGGGCGTATATACTGGTTCCACAATTTTTGGAATGCTGGAAATCAAATAATTTGGATAAACGACAGAGCTTCATTAAGATTTCAATTACAGCGAAAATGGAGAGTTTCAACTCTGATTTTCCAACAAAAGAATTAGAAGTGAAAGAATGCGGGGTACATTTATTATGTCCGGATGATGCTGGTCTTGGTTTGGGATCAAAGTTAGATTCATATGGTCGATTTTATTCAGCATGGAAGTGCGGCATGACGAGAAATGAAGATTAG
- the LOC109007184 gene encoding disease resistance protein RPV1-like produces the protein MATQRASSSTSKDIKKTKRAHSSCSEEDEKIATSSTSPQWKHDVFLSFYGKDTRKSFTDHLYVGLKRKGILVFKDGETLKRGEFISKELLKAIRESIYAIIIISKNYASSKWCLMELAAIVEWAKNTELTILPIFYHVNPSDVRNLTGSFGKAFASHKNNPKVGVKKMQKWKNAFQEVGNIVGWALHDRYESALIHEISGNISRKLNCRFSRHDYEKFVAINSRVEEMMNLMDMESNDVRFIGIHGMGGVGKTTLAEIIYDRISCQFEGSSFISCIREESRARGLASLQKQLLSMIMQEEIHIWDHHQGIKVIRSMLRNKKVFIVLDDVDSEKQLMALSGSHGWFGPGSRVIITCRDSHLLRTHEVNDIYKVEQLETTEALQLFSLSAFKQTHPMENYKDLSMDFVNYAQGLPLALKVLGSFLFGRTIDAWKSARDQLEAIPNTEIMNILKISFEGLEDLQKELFLDMACLFRGQWLADNIFLQTLESFGYYPGVNIDVLMDNSLVSISNGMLFMHDLLQKMGQAIVRRECLEEPGRRSRLCCHEDVFHVLKNNTGTDAIEAIVLDFCPETNDRFNTKAFSKMRKLRFLKIHHSPTIEWRGDPFEFMPTYEYLRFLDWVGYPWKSLPSSFQPKNLTVLSMPCSRIKQLWKGLMVLDNLKYIDLSYSRNLIETPDLTGAPNLEKIFLPGCRSLCKVHPSIGFLKRLKALNLDHCECLRRLPDKFCLESLEFLSLTECSRLEKFPDILGDMKSLESLVFSEPTKKDMPSSFMSFSGLRYLHLQDCKNISIFPSFIFSLSYLESLRLDGWSRLEKFPDLSRLECLTHLMALGTAITEIPSVHLIPKSIRSFHLEGRKWMPHESRDLPIFMNDCYLSKQTSDQYQMDGMYKLDTE, from the exons ATGGCCACTCAAAGAGCCTCTTCATCTACTTCCAAagatattaagaaaacaaaaagagccCATTCATCTTGTtcggaagaagatgaaaaaatcgCAACATCTTCCACATCACCTCAATGGAAACATGATGTTTTCCTTAGTTTCTATGGTAAAGACACTCGAAAGAGTTTTACGGATCATCTATATGTTGGTTTAAAACGGAAAGGCATTCTCGTCTTCAAGGATGGTGAAACACTCAAGCGAGGAGAATTCATTTCTAAAGAGCTTTTGAAAGCAATTCGAGAATCCATATACGCAATCATCATTATTTCGAAAAACTATGCATCTTCCAAATGGTGCCTCATGGAACTTGCCGCGATCGTTGAATGGGCTAAAAATACGGAGCTCACAATTTTGCCCATTTTCTATCACGTGAATCCTTCTGATGTAAGAAATCTAACAGGGTCTTTTGGAAAAGCTTTCGCTTCCCATAAAAACAACCCCAAGGTTGGCGTCAAGAAGATGCAGAAGTGGAAAAATGCTTTTCAAGAAGTCGGCAATATCGTCGGATGGGCTTTACATGACAG GTACGAATCAGCGTTGATCCATGAAATTAGTGGAAATATATCTCGTAAGTTGAATTGTAGATTCTCACGTCATGATTACGAGAAATTTGTTGCTATTAACTCCCGTGTAGAAGAAATGATGAACTTAATGGATATGGAATCGAATGATGTTCGCTTCATAGGAATTCATGGGATGGGTGGCGTTGGTAAAACAACTCTGGCCgaaataatttatgatagaATTTCTTGTCAGTTTGAAGGAAGTagctttatttcttgtattAGAGAAGAATCTAGAGCTCGTGGTCTAGCttctttacaaaaacaacttctttCTATGATCATGCAAGAAGAAATACATATATGGGATCATCACCAgggaatcaaggtgataaggaGCATGCTGCGTAATAAAAAGGTTTTTATCGTCCTTGATGATGTGGATAGTGAAAAACAATTAATGGCACTATCAGGGAGTCATGGTTGGTTTGGTCCAGGGAGCAGGGTGATTATAACATGCAGAGATAGTCATCTGTTGAGAACACATGAAGTGAATGATATCTATAAGGTTGAGCAGCTTGAAACTACTGAAGCTTTGCAACTCTTTAGTTTGTCAGCCTTCAAGCAAACCCATCCAATGGAGAATTACAAGGAtctatctatggactttgtgaATTATGCTCAAGGCCTTCCTTTAGCTCTAAAAGTTTTAGGTTCCTTCTTATTTGGGAGAACAATAGATGCCTGGAAAAGTGCTAGGGATCAACTAGAAGCAATTCCTAATACAGAAATCATGAACatacttaaaataagttttgagGGGCTGGAGGATTTGCAGAAAGAGTTGTTCTTGGATATGGCATGTTTGTTTCGAGGACAGTGGCTGGCAGATAACATATTTTTGCAGACATTAGAAAGTTTTGGTTATTATCCCGGCGTCAACATTGACGTTCTCATGGACAACTCCCTCGTAAGCATCTCAAATGGAATGTTgttcatgcatgatttgctacaAAAAATGGGCCAGGCAATAGTTCGTCGCGAATGCCTTGAAGAACCTGGACGACGTAGTAGATTGTGTTGTCACGAGGATGTCTTCCATGTGTTGAAGAATAATACT GGAACTGATGCAATTGAAGCCATAGTCCTGGATTTTTGCCCTGAAACGAATGATAGATTCAACACGAAAGCATTCTCAAAGATGAGGAAATTGAGATTTCTAAAAATCCATCATTCTCCAACTATAGAATGGCGTGGAGATCCTTTTGAATTCATGCCAACCTATGAGTACTTGCGATTCCTTGACTGGGTTGGATATCCTTGGAAATCATTGCCGAGCAGTTTCCAACCAAAAAATCTTACAGTACTAAGCATGCCTTGCAGCCGCATCAAACAACTATGGAAGGGGTTGATG GTTTTAGACAATTTGAAGTACATTGATCTAAGTTATTCTAGGAACTTGATTGAAACACCAGATTTGACAGGAGCCCCAAATCTTGAGAAAATATTCCTTCCAGGTTGTAGAAGCTTGTGTAAGGTCCACCCATCCATCGGATTTCTCAAACGATTAAAAGCATTGAATTTAGATCATTGTGAATGTCTTAGAAGACTTCCAGACAAGTTCTGCTTGGAATCTCTTGAATTTTTGAGTCTTACAGAATGTTCAAGACTTGAGAAGTTCCCAGATATTTTGGGAGATATGAAATCTCTTGAGAGCTTAGTTTTTAGCGAGCCTACCAAAAAAGACATGCCATCATCATTTATGAGTTTCTCCGGGCTTCGCTATTTACATTTACAAGATTGcaaaaacatttcaatttttcCCAGTTTTATCTTTAGTTTATCATATCTTGAGAGTCTTCGGTTGGATGGTTGGTCAAGACTGGAGAAATTTCCAGACCTGAGTAGGTTGGAATGCCTGACGCATCTAATGGCACTGGGAACTGCTATAACAGAAATACCATCCGTCCATCTAATCCCCAAAAGCATCCGTTCCTTCCATCTTGAAGGAAGAAAGTGGATGCCACATGAATCAAGAGATTTGCCCATCTTCATGAATGACTGCTATTTGTCAAAGCAAACCTCAGATCAGTATCAGATGGATGGCATGTATAAGTTAGACACAGA ATGA